TCTCCGTCCGTGTCCCGCCACTCCTTTGGGTCAAATGGGAAGGCATCCCAGGGAACGGCTCGGGCCCGAGGCACGCCGTCCCCGTCGAAATCCATCTCCTGATAATCGGGTATACCGTTGTGGTTCTCATCGTCCCCTATCCCGTCACCGTTATCGTCCGCGTCCAGGTTATCCCCGATGAGATCGCCGTCCTTATCCTGCCACTCCTCCGGCTCGAGCGGGAAAGCGTCCTCAACATAGGTGAAGCCGCCCTCTCCGGTTACCCTTTCACCCTTAACGTTCGAGAAAGTATAGGTGTATCTCCACCGCCCCAGCTCCCATGGGGCGAATCTCGCCTTCCATAGATCGTGTTTCCCGAAGATATACTCGACCTTTCGCCGTCCGTTCTTTCTATAGACTTTTATCCTCGGTTTCTCCGACGAACCGTAGAAGAACCCTCCGACATGCACCTTCTTCCCGCCAGGAGAGGTGAACGTAACCTCGATCGTGACGTCGAAGAACGGGTTCTCGTATCTCCCCTCATGGTGGAAGGTGATCTCGAGGACGTCGTAGATCGGGATGACCTTCGAGTTCTGGGTGATCTCCACCTTCAGCTCGGCTTCGGCCGATAAGGATACGGCGAAGCCGAGTATCAGAAGAGTAAGCCAGGCCTTTAACGTCATCCTTTTTGACATCTCCATTCCTCCCTCAGTATGGCCATCTTAAGCTCATCATGATAACGCCCGTTACGGAAGATGGATTGTCGTAGTCGCCCTTCGATCACAAAGCCGCATTTCTCATAACATCGTATGGCGCGGGGATTGAAATCGTAGACCGAGAGCTCAATTCTGTTCAGGTTAAGCTCATGAAAGGCGAAGGAGAGCAGGGTTTTAACGGCATCCGAGCCGTAGCCCTGATCCCAGTAATCCCTCTCGCCTATGATTATGCCCATAATGGCCTTCCGGTTTTTCCAGTCGATCTCATCCAGGCTTATATTCCCTATATGGGTTCCGTCCTCGGCCTCGATGGCGAAGATACGGGCGTTTGGATTGCTGAGTTGTCTTTCGAACCAGATCTCCTCCTCGGCCTGGGACATAGGCCAGTACATTCTCAGGTACCGCTTCACCTCCGGGTCGTTAAGCCATTTGACGAGGCGTGGGATATCGGTCCGTTCAAGCGCCCGCAGGCGCACCTTCTCCCCAACCAGCATCTCCCATCCCTCCCCTGTATTATCCGGTCATTTATACGCTCTTATTTCCCTTGAGTGTAGCGGTATCACTGATAGGAGACAGGAGGCAGGAAGTAGGGGAGACAGGGTGACAAGGAGAGGAAAGAGACGTATTGCGTAGGGCGCATTGCGACCGGCATGAGCAAGCTCATAAGCGTGGGAAAACCTGCCTCCTGTTTCCTGTCTCCTTCCAACTCTAAGAAATAAGCACTTCTGACCTCTCAGATCTCTGCTACACTTAACGATAATATGAGCGCATTTATAAGTCATTAGCTCATTCAGCTGCGCCGTTATTTCAATGACGACTAATGACTATAAATGACGACAAATGACCTGATTTCACGCCTTCATCTTGATGGATATCGACTCGCCCTCATAAAGGACGATAGGAGCGGCGAATCTGATCAGGATGACGTTCCTCGGGGAGTCAACCTCCTCCACGGAGCTCTCGATCACCTCCGATCCCTTCACGACCAGAGGGGTGACCGAAGAAGGCCTCTCGCCGACCGCCCAGGCAAACTCCACGCTCTTCAGCTCCAATTCGCCGTACAGAACCCGTATCTCATCGAACTGCTCATTCGGAGATCCTATCTGCGAAAAAGTCCCCCATCCCGATCCCGTCGACCAGAAACATCTGAAGTCGTGAGGGCGGAACCTCGGGGCGAAGTAGATCGCCCTCTGCGGAGCCGAATAGGCGTATCCCGAAAGGGCCAACAGCACCGACCAGCTCGACATCGCCCTGGCGTAGTGGTTGCCGCATTCGATCTCGTTCCACGGATTCCGTCTCTCCCCGTCGTATCTATCTCGAACGGCCTTGACGATCGACAGTCCCTCGTAAAGCATCCCCTCATATATCAGATGGGCGGCCACCTGATACTCTATCCCCGTCCAGACCTCATCGGAATAGGGAAACGGAAACGGGGGACGGCCGCCGTGGGGCCAGGAGCAGAGAAGAAGTCCCCTCTCGTCCTGAAGGGCATAGGTCCTCTGACAGTTGGAGTGATCCAGGAGGTTATCCCTGAAGTTGTATCTGTAGACCGCCTTTATGGCGCTTTTAACCCTTTCAGGAGGCAGGAGATATCCCAGACCCACGACGTGTGCGAACCACTGTCCCAGCATCTGATCCGAGAGACATCCCTCGCCGAACTGATATCTTCTGGTCATGACCTCCTCGTGCTTCTGCACGTAATACTCTCCGTTCCACAGCAGATCGTCCAGTTTCCTTCGTCCCTTCTCGAACAGCTCCAGGTACTCCTCCGCTTTCTCCCTCTCGCCGAGCGCTTCCGCCATCCTCGCTCCGGCAAGCAATGCCCCCAAATAGAGGGTTCCCATCATCGGATTGGGCCCGTAGAATTCGATGTCGTAGGTGTTGTGCTGTTCGCCCTCCATCACACCGTCCTTATCGGCATCCCATCCCTTCCAGGCGAATTCCAAAGCCCGCTTGGCGGCGGGCCACATCCTCCTGA
This is a stretch of genomic DNA from Candidatus Poribacteria bacterium. It encodes these proteins:
- a CDS encoding GNAT family N-acetyltransferase, with the protein product MLVGEKVRLRALERTDIPRLVKWLNDPEVKRYLRMYWPMSQAEEEIWFERQLSNPNARIFAIEAEDGTHIGNISLDEIDWKNRKAIMGIIIGERDYWDQGYGSDAVKTLLSFAFHELNLNRIELSVYDFNPRAIRCYEKCGFVIEGRLRQSIFRNGRYHDELKMAILREEWRCQKG
- a CDS encoding DUF5060 domain-containing protein, whose translation is MSKRMTLKAWLTLLILGFAVSLSAEAELKVEITQNSKVIPIYDVLEITFHHEGRYENPFFDVTIEVTFTSPGGKKVHVGGFFYGSSEKPRIKVYRKNGRRKVEYIFGKHDLWKARFAPWELGRWRYTYTFSNVKGERVTGEGGFTYVEDAFPLEPEEWQDKDGDLIGDNLDADDNGDGIGDDENHNGIPDYQEMDFDGDGVPRARAVPWDAFPFDPKEWRDTDGDGIGDNADVDDDGDGWSDDEERRAGTDPLNRLSFPQTKDH